The Macaca fascicularis isolate 582-1 chromosome 11, T2T-MFA8v1.1 genome includes a region encoding these proteins:
- the ORMDL2 gene encoding ORM1-like protein 2, producing MNVGVAHSEVNPNTRVMNSRGIWLAYIILVGLLHVVLLSIPFFSIPVVWTLTNVIHNLAMYVFLHTVKGTPFETPDQGKARLLTHWEQMDYGLQFTSSRKFLSISPIVLYLLASFYTKYDAAHFLINTASLLSVLLPKLPQFHGVRVFGINKY from the exons ATGAATGTGGGGGTGGCGCACAGCGAAGTAAACCCCAACACTCGAGTGATGAATAGCCGAGGCATCTGGCTGGCCTACATCATCTTGGTAGGACTGCTGCATGTGGTTCTACTCAGCATCCCCTTCTTCAGCATTCCTGTTGTCTGGACCCTGACCAACGTCATCCATAACCTG GCTATGTATGTCTTCCTTCATACGGTGAAAGGGACACCCTTTGAGACTCCTGACCAAGGAAAGGCTCGGCTACTGACACACTGGGAGCAAATGGACTATGGGCTCCAGTTTACCTCTTCCCGCAAGTTCCTCAGCATCTCTCCTATTGTGCT CTATCTCCTGGCCAGCTTCTATACCAAGTATGATGCTGCTCACTTCCTCATCAACACAGCCTCATTGCTCAGTGTACTGCTGCCGAAGTTGCCCCAGTTCCATGGGGTTCGTGTCTTTGGCATCAACAAATACTGA
- the DNAJC14 gene encoding dnaJ homolog subfamily C member 14 isoform X1, translated as MSAHCNLHLPGSSDSSVSASRVAGTTGIRTHHDGCDLRPSGSPGVMAQKHPGERGLCGAHHSGGASLRTLGPSVDPEIPSFSGLRDSAGTAPNGTRCFTEHSGPKYTQHPNPAHWLDPSHGPPRGPGPPRDAEDPDQSETSSEEESGVDQELSKEDEAGYQEDGNPSFLSIPSACNCQGTPGIPEGPYSEGENGSSSNFCHHCTSPALGEDEELEEEYDDEESLKFPSDFSRVSSGKKPASRRQRHRFPTKEDTREGGRRDPRSPGRHRLGRKRSQADKRRGLGLWGAEELCQLGQAGFWWLIELLVLVGEYVETCGHLIYACRQLKSSDLDLFRVWMGVWTGRLGGWAQVMFQFLSQGFYCGVGLFTRFLKLLGALLLLALAVFLGFLQLGWRFLVGLGDRLGWRDKATWLFSWLDSPALQRCLTLLRDSRPWQRLVRIVQWGWLELPWVKQNTNRQGNAPVASGRYCQPEEEVARLLTMTGVPEDELNPFHVLGVEATASDVELKKAYRQLAVMVHPDKNHHPRAEEAFKVLRAAWDIVSNAEKRKEYEMKRMAENELSRSVNEFLSKLQDDLKEAMNTMMCSRCQGKHRRFEMDREPKSARYCAECNRLHPAEEGDFWAESSMLGLKITYFALMDGKVYDITEWAGCQRVGISPDTHRVPYHISFGSRIPGTRGRQRATPDAPPADLQDFLSRIFQVPPGQMPNGNFFAAPQPAPGATAASKPNSTVPKGEAKPKRRKKVRRPFQR; from the exons atgtcggctcactgcaacctccaccttccgggttcaagcgattcttctgtctcagcctcccgggtagctgggactacag GCATCAGAACACACCATGATGGCTGTGACCTAAGACCCTCAGGAAGCCCTGGGGTCATGGCCCAGAAGCACCCCGGAGAAAGAGGGTTGTGTGGAGCCCACCATAGTGGTGGTGCCTCCCTCAGGACTTTAGGACCCTCCGTGGACCCTGAAATACCTTCATTCTCAGGACTCAGGGACTCAGCAGGGACTGCTCCTAATGGTACCCGCTGCTTCACAGAGCACTCTGGTCCTAAGTACACACAGCACCCAAACCCAGCCCATTGGTTGGACCCAAGCCATGGCCCCCCAAGGGGTCCAGGACCACCTAGAGATGCAGAGGACCCTGACCAGAGTGAGACATCGTCAGAAGAAGAGTCAGGAGTGGACCAGgaactctcaaaagaagatgAGGCGGGGTACCAGGAGGATGGGaacccttcttttctttccattccatCTGCTTGCAACTGCCAGGGAACACCTGGAATTCCAGAAGGGCCTTACTCTGAGGGAGAAAACGGCTCTTCTAGCAACTTTTGCCACCACTGTACCTCTCCAGCCTTGGGGGAAGATGAAGAGTTGGAAGAGGAATATGATGATGAAGAATCTCTTAAGTTCCCCAGTGATTTTTCACGTGTGTCCAGCGGAAAGAAACCCGCATCCCGGAGACAGCGGCACCGCTTTCCAACCAAGGAGGATACTCGGGAGGGTGGACGAAGGGATCCCAGGTCCCCTGGTCGACATCGGCTGGGCCGGAAACGAAGTCAGGCAGATAAGCGCAGAGGCCTGGGATTGTGGGGAGCTGAGGAACTGTGTCAACTTGGACAGGCAGGCTTTTGGTGGCTGATTGAACTGCTGGTATTGGTGGGAGAGTACGTAGAAACTTGTGGCCATCTCATCTATGCATGCAGGCAGCTGAAAAGCAGTGATTTGGACCTTTTTCGAGTTTGGATGGGAGTCTGGACTGGGCGGCTGGGGGGCTGGGCCCAGGTCATGTTTCAGTTTCTAAGCCAGGGATTTTACTGTGGAGTAGGATTGTTTACCCGTTTTCTTAAGCTGCTGGGTGCTTTGCTGCTCCTGGCTCTGGCCGTCTTTTTGGGCTTTCTACAGTTGGGATGGCGGTTTCTGGTGGGACTAGGTGACCGTTTAGGCTGGAGGGATAAGGCCACCTGGCTCTTCTCTTGGCTGGATTCCCCAGCCTTGCAGCGTTGCTTGACTCTGCTGAGAGATAGCAGGCCATGGCAGCGGCTGGTAAGAATAGTTCAGTGGGGCTGGCTGGAGTTGCCTTGGGTCAAGCAGAATACTAATAGGCAGGGGAATGCACCTGTAGCTAGTGGGCGCTACTGCCAGCCTGAAGAGGAAGTGGCTCGACTCTTGACCATGACTGGGGTTCCTGAGGATGAGCTAAACCCTTTCCACGTACTGGGGGTTGAGGCCACAGCATCAGATGTTGAACTGAAGAAGGCCTATAGACAGCTGGCAGTGATG GTTCATCCTGACAAAAATCATCATCCCCGGGCTGAGGAGGCCTTCAAGGTTTTGCGAGCAGCTTGGGACATTGTCAGCAATGCTGAAAAGCGAAAGGAATATGAGAT GAAACGAATGGCAGAGAATGAGCTGAGCCGGTCAGTAAATGAGTTTCTGTCCAAGCTGCAAGATGACCTCAAGGAGGCAATGAATACTATGATGTGTAGCCGATGCCAAGGAAAGCATAG GAGGTTTGAAATGGACCGGGAACCTAAGAGTGCCAGATACTGTGCTGAGTGTAATAGACTGCATCCTGCTGAGGAAGGGGACTTTTGGGCAGAGTCAAGCATGTTGGGCCTCAAGATCACCTACTTTGCACTGATGGATGGAAAGGTGTATGACATCACAG AGTGGGCTGGATGCCAGCGTGTAGGTATCTCCCCAGATACCCACAGAGTCCCCTATCACATCTCATTTGGTTCTCGGATTCCAGGCACCAGAGGGCGGCAGAG AGCCACCCCAGATGCCCCTCCTGCTGATCTTCAGGATTTCTTAAGTCGGATCTTTCAAGTACCCCCAGGGCAGATGCCCAATGGGAACTTCTTTGCAGCTCCTCAGCCTGCCCCTGGTGCCACTGCAGCTTCTAAGCCCAACAGCACAGTACCCAAGGGAGAAGCCAAACCGAAGCGGCGGAAGAAAGTGAGGAGGCCCTTCCAACGTTGA
- the DNAJC14 gene encoding dnaJ homolog subfamily C member 14 isoform X2 encodes MAQKHPGERGLCGAHHSGGASLRTLGPSVDPEIPSFSGLRDSAGTAPNGTRCFTEHSGPKYTQHPNPAHWLDPSHGPPRGPGPPRDAEDPDQSETSSEEESGVDQELSKEDEAGYQEDGNPSFLSIPSACNCQGTPGIPEGPYSEGENGSSSNFCHHCTSPALGEDEELEEEYDDEESLKFPSDFSRVSSGKKPASRRQRHRFPTKEDTREGGRRDPRSPGRHRLGRKRSQADKRRGLGLWGAEELCQLGQAGFWWLIELLVLVGEYVETCGHLIYACRQLKSSDLDLFRVWMGVWTGRLGGWAQVMFQFLSQGFYCGVGLFTRFLKLLGALLLLALAVFLGFLQLGWRFLVGLGDRLGWRDKATWLFSWLDSPALQRCLTLLRDSRPWQRLVRIVQWGWLELPWVKQNTNRQGNAPVASGRYCQPEEEVARLLTMTGVPEDELNPFHVLGVEATASDVELKKAYRQLAVMVHPDKNHHPRAEEAFKVLRAAWDIVSNAEKRKEYEMKRMAENELSRSVNEFLSKLQDDLKEAMNTMMCSRCQGKHRRFEMDREPKSARYCAECNRLHPAEEGDFWAESSMLGLKITYFALMDGKVYDITEWAGCQRVGISPDTHRVPYHISFGSRIPGTRGRQRATPDAPPADLQDFLSRIFQVPPGQMPNGNFFAAPQPAPGATAASKPNSTVPKGEAKPKRRKKVRRPFQR; translated from the exons ATGGCCCAGAAGCACCCCGGAGAAAGAGGGTTGTGTGGAGCCCACCATAGTGGTGGTGCCTCCCTCAGGACTTTAGGACCCTCCGTGGACCCTGAAATACCTTCATTCTCAGGACTCAGGGACTCAGCAGGGACTGCTCCTAATGGTACCCGCTGCTTCACAGAGCACTCTGGTCCTAAGTACACACAGCACCCAAACCCAGCCCATTGGTTGGACCCAAGCCATGGCCCCCCAAGGGGTCCAGGACCACCTAGAGATGCAGAGGACCCTGACCAGAGTGAGACATCGTCAGAAGAAGAGTCAGGAGTGGACCAGgaactctcaaaagaagatgAGGCGGGGTACCAGGAGGATGGGaacccttcttttctttccattccatCTGCTTGCAACTGCCAGGGAACACCTGGAATTCCAGAAGGGCCTTACTCTGAGGGAGAAAACGGCTCTTCTAGCAACTTTTGCCACCACTGTACCTCTCCAGCCTTGGGGGAAGATGAAGAGTTGGAAGAGGAATATGATGATGAAGAATCTCTTAAGTTCCCCAGTGATTTTTCACGTGTGTCCAGCGGAAAGAAACCCGCATCCCGGAGACAGCGGCACCGCTTTCCAACCAAGGAGGATACTCGGGAGGGTGGACGAAGGGATCCCAGGTCCCCTGGTCGACATCGGCTGGGCCGGAAACGAAGTCAGGCAGATAAGCGCAGAGGCCTGGGATTGTGGGGAGCTGAGGAACTGTGTCAACTTGGACAGGCAGGCTTTTGGTGGCTGATTGAACTGCTGGTATTGGTGGGAGAGTACGTAGAAACTTGTGGCCATCTCATCTATGCATGCAGGCAGCTGAAAAGCAGTGATTTGGACCTTTTTCGAGTTTGGATGGGAGTCTGGACTGGGCGGCTGGGGGGCTGGGCCCAGGTCATGTTTCAGTTTCTAAGCCAGGGATTTTACTGTGGAGTAGGATTGTTTACCCGTTTTCTTAAGCTGCTGGGTGCTTTGCTGCTCCTGGCTCTGGCCGTCTTTTTGGGCTTTCTACAGTTGGGATGGCGGTTTCTGGTGGGACTAGGTGACCGTTTAGGCTGGAGGGATAAGGCCACCTGGCTCTTCTCTTGGCTGGATTCCCCAGCCTTGCAGCGTTGCTTGACTCTGCTGAGAGATAGCAGGCCATGGCAGCGGCTGGTAAGAATAGTTCAGTGGGGCTGGCTGGAGTTGCCTTGGGTCAAGCAGAATACTAATAGGCAGGGGAATGCACCTGTAGCTAGTGGGCGCTACTGCCAGCCTGAAGAGGAAGTGGCTCGACTCTTGACCATGACTGGGGTTCCTGAGGATGAGCTAAACCCTTTCCACGTACTGGGGGTTGAGGCCACAGCATCAGATGTTGAACTGAAGAAGGCCTATAGACAGCTGGCAGTGATG GTTCATCCTGACAAAAATCATCATCCCCGGGCTGAGGAGGCCTTCAAGGTTTTGCGAGCAGCTTGGGACATTGTCAGCAATGCTGAAAAGCGAAAGGAATATGAGAT GAAACGAATGGCAGAGAATGAGCTGAGCCGGTCAGTAAATGAGTTTCTGTCCAAGCTGCAAGATGACCTCAAGGAGGCAATGAATACTATGATGTGTAGCCGATGCCAAGGAAAGCATAG GAGGTTTGAAATGGACCGGGAACCTAAGAGTGCCAGATACTGTGCTGAGTGTAATAGACTGCATCCTGCTGAGGAAGGGGACTTTTGGGCAGAGTCAAGCATGTTGGGCCTCAAGATCACCTACTTTGCACTGATGGATGGAAAGGTGTATGACATCACAG AGTGGGCTGGATGCCAGCGTGTAGGTATCTCCCCAGATACCCACAGAGTCCCCTATCACATCTCATTTGGTTCTCGGATTCCAGGCACCAGAGGGCGGCAGAG AGCCACCCCAGATGCCCCTCCTGCTGATCTTCAGGATTTCTTAAGTCGGATCTTTCAAGTACCCCCAGGGCAGATGCCCAATGGGAACTTCTTTGCAGCTCCTCAGCCTGCCCCTGGTGCCACTGCAGCTTCTAAGCCCAACAGCACAGTACCCAAGGGAGAAGCCAAACCGAAGCGGCGGAAGAAAGTGAGGAGGCCCTTCCAACGTTGA